A region of Desulfolithobacter dissulfuricans DNA encodes the following proteins:
- the istB gene encoding IS21-like element helper ATPase IstB, with translation MPSIETTVAKFRGLRCTSIAAGLPDLLAAAETNEVSYLEFADMLVEHERRQRNHKRILRNRKAAGFPTIKRLEEFDYRYQTTITKRQVNALLDFSFIDNRENLIFIGPPGVGKTHLAIGIGHKAVEAGYKVLFTRAAELVESLDLALAKGELKARITALAKNDLLIIDELGYLPMNKTALYNLFQLVNSLYEYRSIVVTTNKEFTAWGDFFHDDNVAVPIIDRLVHHSRVFMLGGESYRLRQKLTG, from the coding sequence ATGCCGTCCATTGAGACCACCGTTGCCAAGTTCCGCGGCCTGCGCTGTACCAGCATCGCCGCCGGCCTCCCGGACCTGCTCGCCGCCGCCGAGACCAACGAGGTCTCATACCTGGAGTTCGCCGACATGCTGGTGGAGCACGAGCGCCGGCAGCGCAACCACAAGCGCATCCTCCGCAACCGCAAGGCGGCGGGCTTCCCCACAATCAAGCGGCTGGAGGAGTTCGACTACAGATACCAGACCACCATCACCAAGCGCCAGGTCAACGCCCTGCTCGATTTCTCCTTCATCGACAACCGCGAGAACCTGATCTTCATCGGCCCCCCGGGCGTGGGCAAGACCCACCTGGCCATCGGCATCGGCCACAAGGCCGTCGAGGCCGGCTACAAGGTCCTCTTCACCCGGGCCGCCGAACTGGTGGAGTCGCTCGACCTGGCCCTGGCCAAGGGCGAGCTCAAGGCCAGGATAACGGCCCTGGCCAAGAACGACCTCCTGATCATCGACGAGCTCGGCTACCTGCCCATGAACAAAACCGCGCTCTACAACCTCTTCCAACTCGTCAACAGCCTGTACGAGTACCGCTCCATCGTCGTCACCACCAACAAGGAGTTCACCGCCTGGGGCGACTTCTTCCACGACGACAACGTGGCGGTGCCCATCATCGACCGCCTGGTCCACCACTCCCGCGTCTTCATGCTCGGCGGCGAGAGCTACAGGCTGCGCCAGAAGCTGACAGGGTGA
- a CDS encoding sigma 54-interacting transcriptional regulator has product MISQLASASMEGEFIVRNLQRSLLFQDVGESELASYAANARVQNFSQGQYVYRQGDPSDVFYIVATGEAELVVTRDDGVKSVVGRIDAGGHFGETGILSSKPHSVGARALCDLVVICFDKYFFKTTILSNQKIHNRLDALLAERLRVAFHDYADPAGVQQPDKETLKAAELILFKEKSFSADQVSGLIKNKNDTIRPSRTAQKIQAAIDRFVAESEPYMITGEAGTGKSFIARQIHSQADWTDGPYQEIDLREYEPEWLERILFGTEQGVYPFAQMRQAGALRVSGGTLVFTNVHLMGERLQRRLLQAIERKTFTPVDSDRQLAVRSRIVFISTFSFRQLGKSKKLLPELLNFFEKHHFHVPPLRKHKKDIPLLISYYLDRYSKEYEKKIYRVSSETLGILMHYDWPGNLTELASVMRRAVMLAQNDEILPEEILLGLPKSEGKWEYNILRIPWIRKFLSSSIFPLGPRIVVGFFLLITVIALFSGPQHGVSNAGITMGWYIGWPLMFFSFFFLARTWCSVCTLAVPGRILQNLVKPQKKTPSYIKNNSGWIMAILCILVFWVEIVWDAYNSPWLTGGIILAVTTGSIIFSVLYSRRSWCRYLCPLGAVNAIFSMPSIVELRSNRHVCLNRCQEHACFVGGATGLGCPMFRHPYLVDNNRDCIMCANCIKNCNNSSIQLNIRLAPNELWTLKNPRKADSFLIISMGAIFFPFALHEKFSHLVDLLVADLAEIGVVLPDFLAGSLIFFTLILVFQLGYYFMVTSQCLYAKIERETLLPLLGYGFIPLILGGFMAVHLEAFISGAGRIVPNIQEWLGLQYSYENIRLISSDSTYVLKALTVIGGLLASLYATYRLTERTIAGSVLNIKPLMIPFSFLFTLAGLFLIMV; this is encoded by the coding sequence ATGATTTCACAACTGGCTTCAGCAAGTATGGAAGGTGAATTTATTGTCAGGAATTTGCAGCGCTCGCTCCTTTTCCAGGATGTCGGTGAATCAGAATTGGCATCCTATGCAGCGAATGCCCGTGTGCAAAACTTTTCTCAGGGACAGTACGTGTACAGGCAGGGTGATCCCAGTGATGTCTTTTATATCGTTGCCACTGGAGAAGCGGAACTCGTTGTAACACGGGATGATGGAGTGAAGAGTGTTGTCGGACGAATTGACGCAGGCGGTCATTTTGGAGAAACCGGCATTCTGAGCTCAAAACCACATTCGGTCGGGGCACGTGCACTTTGTGATCTTGTTGTTATCTGTTTTGACAAATATTTTTTCAAGACAACTATTCTATCCAACCAGAAGATCCACAATCGCCTCGATGCTCTTCTGGCAGAGCGGTTAAGGGTCGCATTTCATGACTATGCCGATCCTGCGGGTGTGCAACAGCCGGACAAAGAGACATTAAAAGCGGCTGAATTAATTCTCTTTAAGGAGAAATCCTTCTCTGCAGACCAGGTGTCCGGGTTAATAAAAAACAAAAACGATACTATTCGGCCCTCCAGAACGGCTCAGAAAATCCAGGCTGCAATAGACAGGTTTGTTGCGGAGAGCGAGCCATATATGATCACTGGAGAAGCGGGCACCGGCAAGTCATTCATAGCCCGGCAAATTCACTCTCAGGCTGATTGGACAGATGGTCCATACCAGGAGATCGACCTGAGAGAATATGAACCGGAATGGCTTGAAAGAATACTTTTTGGTACGGAACAGGGTGTCTATCCCTTTGCGCAGATGCGACAGGCAGGTGCCCTCCGGGTCTCCGGCGGGACACTGGTTTTTACCAATGTTCATCTCATGGGTGAAAGGTTGCAGAGGCGCCTGCTCCAGGCAATAGAAAGGAAGACCTTTACCCCGGTAGACAGCGATCGCCAGTTGGCTGTAAGGTCTCGAATTGTTTTTATTTCCACCTTCTCTTTTCGCCAACTTGGAAAATCGAAAAAGCTTCTGCCGGAATTGCTTAATTTTTTTGAGAAGCACCATTTCCATGTGCCTCCCTTGCGCAAGCACAAAAAAGATATTCCACTGCTTATTTCATATTATCTCGATCGTTACAGCAAAGAATACGAGAAAAAAATCTACAGAGTGTCTTCAGAAACTCTCGGCATCCTGATGCACTATGACTGGCCTGGTAATTTGACGGAACTGGCCAGTGTTATGCGTCGAGCTGTAATGCTCGCCCAGAATGACGAAATACTCCCGGAGGAAATCCTTCTCGGCTTGCCAAAGAGTGAAGGAAAATGGGAATACAATATCTTACGGATCCCCTGGATAAGAAAATTTCTGAGCAGTTCGATTTTTCCGCTTGGCCCCCGGATAGTTGTTGGGTTCTTTTTGCTTATCACGGTTATCGCTCTTTTTTCCGGGCCACAACATGGTGTTTCAAATGCGGGAATAACAATGGGTTGGTATATTGGCTGGCCTCTGATGTTTTTCTCTTTTTTCTTTCTGGCCCGAACCTGGTGCAGTGTCTGTACGCTTGCTGTTCCGGGAAGAATACTTCAGAACCTGGTGAAACCACAAAAGAAGACGCCATCCTATATAAAGAATAATTCCGGCTGGATAATGGCCATTTTATGTATCCTTGTCTTCTGGGTGGAAATTGTCTGGGATGCGTACAATAGTCCCTGGCTCACCGGCGGAATTATCCTTGCCGTAACCACCGGATCAATCATTTTCAGTGTCCTGTATTCGAGGAGATCCTGGTGCCGTTATCTCTGCCCGCTTGGTGCGGTAAATGCGATTTTTTCCATGCCTTCGATTGTTGAATTACGCTCAAATCGGCATGTCTGTCTGAATCGTTGCCAGGAGCATGCCTGCTTCGTGGGAGGCGCCACTGGTCTGGGATGTCCCATGTTCAGGCATCCGTACCTGGTTGATAATAATCGAGACTGCATCATGTGCGCAAACTGCATAAAAAACTGTAACAACAGCTCGATTCAGTTAAATATCAGGCTGGCCCCGAATGAATTATGGACGCTGAAAAACCCGAGAAAGGCAGACAGTTTCCTTATAATTTCCATGGGGGCAATATTTTTTCCTTTCGCTCTGCACGAGAAGTTTTCACATCTGGTTGACCTGTTGGTGGCTGATTTAGCGGAAATTGGGGTGGTGCTACCAGACTTTCTAGCAGGAAGTTTGATTTTTTTTACACTTATCCTTGTGTTCCAGCTTGGTTACTATTTCATGGTTACGTCTCAGTGTTTATATGCCAAAATAGAAAGAGAGACCCTGCTCCCACTTTTGGGTTATGGTTTTATCCCATTGATCCTTGGTGGGTTTATGGCAGTCCATCTGGAAGCTTTTATCAGCGGAGCAGGGCGTATTGTCCCTAACATTCAAGAATGGCTTGGCCTGCAATACTCATACGAAAACATTCGATTGATAAGTTCAGACAGTACCTATGTGTTGAAAGCGCTGACTGTTATAGGTGGCTTGCTGGCATCGCTGTATGCCACGTACAGGTTGACTGAGCGTACCATTGCCGGAAGTGTTCTCAATATTAAGCCTCTGATGATCCCATTCAGTTTTCTTTTCACTTTAGCAGGACTTTTCCTTATCATGGTGTAA
- a CDS encoding acyl-CoA dehydratase activase, translating into MNNRVSGLLYGVDVGSTTAKIAILDQKFSLLYEKRTRTNGRPAEAVYRLLKSILKGFHSPEKRASFVFTGTGGRLLSKILGGTFVNEIMAHTEAALFYCPDARAVLDIGGQDTKLVLLAPGEGGRMQVEDFALNSLCAAGTGAFLDQQAGRLGISIDEFSRLALKATSPARLAGRCTVFAKSDMIHLQQAAVPEENIIAGLCMALARNIKATLAKGRILQPPLVFQGGVAENHGVARALKEVFRLADDRLVIPPHFRMMGAIGAVIKATREEKLEPGFKGLDALEAFIKDRAPQLRRLPRLVPRNISGSRKNNAPGPGRAREKNLLLGVDVGSVSTKIIGCDSRGRIVASYYGPTAGRPIEALKKGLAELRLQLGSDTTFKAAGTTGSGRYLAADFIGADSVINEITAQAKAAMVLDPEVDTIFEIGGQDSKYIRIERGVVKDFMMNRACAAGTGSFLEEQATRLGVGLEEFGTIALEASSPVKMGQRCTVFMESDLVHYQQQGASTPDLVAGLCYAIAHNYMNKVVEGRPIGRRVFYQGATALNKGVVAAFGTILDRPVTVPDNCGLTGALGAALIAGERTSGISGFKGLEAADVQFKTHTFECKACPNLCSISKISIQGQNSFFYGGRCERYETGGTSSGHSAARYPDLVQQRQGLLLSYGCKDLEEARSFPKGPMGLPYALVLQEWLPFFATFLRELGYGPLISGPTSKALIRKGAEAVANEPCFPVKVGHGHVLELIEQGVGKIFIPAVIELPFRRPATGGQVCPYVQSFPYTVQAGVDFEALNTRLLTVALRMGAREKLSPGTTAALCHLFKAGPGTVARAWKAAWKAQDGFAAECLRRGREALEALEPGLKAVLLVGRPYNALDPGANLGVHHKLLRLGIMPIPMDHVSLNEHIRDIPTLESMYWRYGQKILAAAIKVAHDPGLRAIYITNFGCGPDSFLLHFFKDIMGDKPFLELEIDEHSADAGALTRIEAFLDTAGEAEGAKQFNSLSSSIGSQASPTRNKGGKSARERTVYIPYMCDHSHAVKAAMKGCGCRAEVLPATDEESLELGLRHTSGKECYPAVLTTGDLVKMINRPDFDPKRAAFFMPAGAGPCRFGQYPSFHRRVLDRLGLSEVPVISLNQDISFYSEADELGKNFPRLAWQGVVAVDLLDRMTRAVRPRAENAQEVNALYKEGLSEICRALESRGDAGPILRRLADTFLALKRHDTRNKPLIAVIGEIYTRVNPHANTSLVALLEELGAEVLLPSMSEWILYTNFTALRRARRKGEWKTCLRLVAENIIQIRDLRKLESMVFDLPGGKEQGIRKVLTRAKPFISLEYEGEAILGAGNTVDYIENGTHGIINVMPLSCMPGTITNALVAKIRKKLGPKPFLVLACDGQQETGRLLRLEAFVQQARQQHGSNMVAS; encoded by the coding sequence ATGAACAACAGAGTATCAGGTCTGTTATACGGAGTGGATGTAGGTTCGACCACTGCCAAGATCGCCATACTGGACCAAAAATTTTCCTTGTTATATGAGAAAAGGACCAGAACGAATGGTCGGCCCGCAGAGGCGGTTTACAGGCTTCTCAAAAGCATCCTGAAGGGTTTCCATTCCCCTGAAAAGCGAGCATCATTTGTCTTCACCGGCACTGGAGGACGACTGTTGTCAAAAATTCTGGGTGGAACTTTTGTCAACGAGATTATGGCCCACACGGAAGCCGCTCTTTTCTATTGCCCCGATGCCAGAGCGGTTCTTGATATCGGCGGCCAGGATACCAAGCTGGTCCTTCTGGCCCCGGGCGAAGGTGGTCGAATGCAGGTCGAAGACTTTGCCCTCAACAGCCTGTGCGCAGCCGGCACCGGTGCCTTCCTGGACCAGCAGGCTGGACGCCTCGGTATCTCCATTGATGAATTCAGCCGTCTGGCTCTCAAGGCAACATCCCCAGCCCGACTGGCAGGAAGATGTACGGTATTTGCCAAGAGTGACATGATCCACCTCCAGCAGGCGGCAGTACCGGAAGAAAACATCATTGCCGGACTCTGCATGGCCCTGGCCCGCAATATCAAAGCCACCCTGGCAAAAGGAAGGATTCTGCAGCCGCCGCTTGTCTTCCAGGGCGGAGTGGCGGAAAATCACGGGGTGGCGAGAGCGCTCAAGGAGGTATTTCGCCTGGCCGACGACCGCCTTGTCATCCCTCCCCATTTTCGCATGATGGGAGCCATCGGCGCAGTTATCAAGGCGACCCGGGAAGAGAAGCTGGAACCGGGATTCAAAGGGCTGGACGCCCTGGAGGCCTTTATCAAAGACAGGGCTCCGCAGCTCAGGAGACTTCCCCGACTTGTGCCCAGGAACATCTCCGGTTCCCGGAAAAATAATGCTCCGGGCCCGGGTCGGGCGAGAGAAAAAAATTTGCTCTTGGGAGTGGATGTCGGTTCTGTCAGCACCAAAATAATTGGTTGTGACAGCAGAGGCAGGATTGTCGCCTCCTACTACGGTCCGACCGCTGGTCGTCCAATCGAGGCCCTGAAAAAGGGGCTGGCGGAGCTGCGCCTGCAACTGGGGTCAGACACTACTTTCAAGGCGGCAGGTACCACCGGCTCCGGACGCTATCTGGCGGCGGATTTCATTGGTGCCGATTCGGTGATCAACGAGATCACGGCCCAGGCCAAGGCTGCCATGGTCCTTGATCCGGAAGTGGATACGATCTTCGAGATCGGCGGTCAGGATTCCAAATATATCAGGATCGAACGGGGGGTCGTAAAGGACTTCATGATGAATCGGGCCTGTGCGGCAGGAACCGGTTCTTTTCTTGAAGAGCAGGCAACCAGGCTCGGGGTGGGTCTGGAAGAGTTCGGCACCATAGCCCTTGAAGCCTCCTCCCCTGTGAAAATGGGACAAAGATGCACCGTTTTCATGGAATCGGACCTTGTCCACTATCAGCAGCAGGGGGCCTCGACACCGGATCTGGTGGCCGGACTCTGTTACGCCATAGCCCATAACTACATGAACAAGGTTGTGGAAGGCCGTCCCATAGGCAGACGGGTGTTCTATCAGGGAGCGACCGCTCTGAACAAAGGAGTGGTGGCGGCCTTTGGAACGATCCTGGATCGTCCTGTTACCGTGCCGGATAACTGCGGCCTGACCGGCGCGCTGGGAGCAGCGCTCATTGCCGGGGAAAGAACTTCCGGAATAAGTGGATTCAAAGGTCTTGAAGCTGCCGATGTCCAATTCAAGACCCATACCTTTGAGTGTAAAGCCTGCCCCAACCTGTGCTCCATCAGCAAAATAAGCATCCAGGGACAAAATTCCTTTTTCTACGGAGGCCGATGTGAACGCTATGAAACAGGCGGAACGTCCTCCGGGCACAGTGCGGCAAGGTATCCGGATCTGGTCCAGCAGCGCCAGGGGCTTCTCTTGTCCTATGGCTGCAAAGATCTGGAAGAGGCCAGGAGCTTCCCCAAGGGCCCCATGGGCCTTCCCTATGCCCTCGTCCTCCAGGAATGGCTGCCCTTTTTCGCCACCTTCCTGCGGGAACTTGGCTATGGTCCGCTCATTTCCGGGCCAACCAGCAAGGCCCTTATCAGGAAAGGAGCGGAGGCCGTGGCCAATGAACCCTGCTTTCCGGTCAAGGTGGGCCATGGTCACGTACTGGAGCTGATAGAACAAGGTGTCGGAAAAATTTTTATCCCGGCCGTCATAGAGCTGCCCTTCCGCCGGCCTGCCACAGGAGGACAGGTTTGTCCCTATGTGCAAAGCTTTCCCTATACCGTGCAGGCCGGGGTGGATTTTGAGGCCCTCAACACCCGGTTGCTGACCGTCGCCCTCAGGATGGGCGCAAGAGAGAAACTCTCTCCCGGCACCACCGCTGCTCTGTGCCATTTATTCAAGGCCGGACCCGGTACCGTTGCCAGGGCATGGAAGGCAGCCTGGAAAGCACAGGACGGCTTTGCTGCGGAGTGTCTGCGCCGTGGACGGGAGGCTCTCGAGGCCCTCGAGCCGGGCCTCAAGGCGGTTCTTCTTGTCGGGCGCCCCTACAACGCCCTGGATCCCGGAGCTAATCTGGGAGTCCATCACAAGCTTCTCAGGCTCGGGATAATGCCCATCCCCATGGACCACGTCTCCCTGAACGAGCATATCAGGGATATCCCGACGCTCGAGAGCATGTATTGGAGATATGGTCAGAAGATTCTGGCAGCCGCTATCAAGGTGGCGCACGACCCTGGACTTCGAGCCATCTACATTACCAATTTCGGCTGCGGTCCCGACTCCTTTCTACTGCACTTTTTCAAGGATATAATGGGGGACAAACCGTTTCTGGAGCTGGAAATCGATGAACACAGTGCCGATGCCGGTGCTCTTACCAGGATAGAGGCCTTTCTGGATACGGCGGGAGAGGCAGAAGGAGCGAAACAGTTTAACAGCCTATCCTCGTCCATTGGGAGCCAGGCGTCTCCTACCAGGAACAAAGGCGGGAAATCAGCCAGGGAAAGGACCGTCTATATCCCTTATATGTGCGACCATTCTCACGCGGTAAAAGCCGCCATGAAAGGTTGCGGCTGCAGGGCCGAGGTACTTCCCGCCACCGACGAGGAAAGCCTGGAACTTGGCCTCAGGCATACAAGCGGCAAAGAGTGTTATCCGGCCGTTTTGACCACCGGAGACCTGGTTAAAATGATCAACCGGCCGGACTTTGATCCAAAGAGAGCCGCCTTCTTCATGCCGGCTGGCGCCGGCCCATGTCGTTTTGGGCAATATCCCAGCTTCCACCGGCGGGTTCTGGACCGTCTGGGCCTGAGCGAGGTGCCTGTTATCAGCCTGAATCAGGATATTTCCTTTTACAGCGAGGCGGATGAGCTGGGAAAAAACTTTCCCCGACTGGCATGGCAGGGGGTTGTGGCTGTAGACCTGCTTGACAGGATGACCAGAGCGGTCAGGCCCAGGGCGGAGAACGCTCAGGAGGTCAACGCTCTCTATAAGGAAGGCCTGAGCGAGATCTGCAGGGCTCTGGAATCCAGAGGTGATGCCGGTCCGATATTGAGGAGACTGGCGGATACCTTTCTGGCACTGAAGCGCCACGATACACGAAACAAACCACTCATAGCGGTGATAGGCGAGATTTATACCAGAGTCAACCCCCATGCCAACACCTCGCTGGTGGCTCTCCTGGAGGAACTGGGGGCTGAAGTGCTCCTGCCATCCATGAGCGAATGGATTCTCTACACCAACTTCACGGCCCTGAGGAGGGCCCGGAGAAAAGGGGAATGGAAGACATGTTTACGCCTTGTGGCCGAAAACATCATCCAGATCCGCGATCTCCGAAAGCTCGAAAGCATGGTCTTTGATCTGCCGGGCGGCAAAGAGCAGGGCATCCGCAAAGTGCTCACCAGGGCTAAGCCTTTTATCAGCCTGGAATACGAAGGCGAGGCCATCCTGGGTGCCGGCAACACGGTAGATTATATTGAAAACGGTACCCATGGAATAATAAATGTCATGCCCCTGTCCTGCATGCCGGGAACCATTACCAATGCCCTGGTTGCCAAAATCCGCAAAAAGCTTGGTCCCAAGCCCTTCCTGGTCCTGGCCTGTGACGGTCAGCAGGAGACAGGCAGGTTGCTGCGGCTCGAGGCCTTTGTTCAGCAGGCCAGGCAGCAACATGGCTCCAACATGGTTGCCTCCTGA
- the istA gene encoding IS21 family transposase, with the protein MSIRGIARRLGISRNTVRKYLAMSEEEIQARQSNRERRKLLDPHRAYIRHLMESFPGLSAVKIHRKLKEKHPDLPVSIRTVRRYVARLKQTSTLKQERYYEPVLDMVPGVQCQVDPGELRGVLVACQPTTVYFVVFVLSYSRLMYVGLSPRPIDTGTFIRMHDAAFRYFGGRPEECVYDQTRLVVIKERYRELTLNEQFHGYATVAGFRIRACEGYDPESKGKVEAGVRYVKGNGLAGEHFDSWADLEAYMAEWLDATANARKHGSTGESPRQRYERDERRHMRPYLTPSIDFTPACRETRKADKTGLVSWKSNRYSVPMRYQRATVGVREEQDFLVFLDLETGEEITRHALCHGRGQVIKKKSHYRDKARRIADCEAEIQRRLGDDGIRMSALLKKGAPDIYKDQLTGLIRLLDRHGIPAPLLAHLLDQPRLTTSRIEDYLEAYRKRPDLLDELRTGQEPRERPAAAADSATRAMLRPYAAICETGEVSDAVH; encoded by the coding sequence ATGTCCATCCGTGGCATTGCGCGACGGCTGGGGATCTCCCGCAACACGGTCCGGAAGTACCTGGCCATGTCCGAAGAGGAGATCCAGGCCCGGCAGAGCAACCGTGAGAGGCGCAAGCTCCTCGATCCCCACCGGGCCTACATCCGGCATCTCATGGAGTCGTTTCCCGGCTTGAGCGCGGTGAAGATCCACCGCAAACTTAAGGAGAAACACCCTGACCTGCCGGTGTCGATCCGGACGGTGCGAAGATACGTGGCCCGGCTCAAGCAGACCTCCACGCTCAAGCAGGAGCGCTATTACGAGCCGGTTCTGGACATGGTCCCCGGGGTCCAATGCCAGGTGGACCCCGGGGAGTTGCGGGGAGTCCTGGTGGCCTGCCAGCCGACGACCGTCTACTTCGTGGTCTTTGTCCTCTCCTATTCGAGGCTGATGTACGTGGGGCTTTCTCCCCGGCCTATCGACACCGGCACGTTCATCCGCATGCACGACGCAGCGTTTCGGTACTTCGGCGGTCGGCCCGAGGAGTGCGTCTACGACCAGACCAGGCTGGTGGTGATCAAGGAACGCTACCGGGAGCTGACCCTCAACGAGCAGTTCCATGGCTATGCCACCGTAGCCGGTTTCCGGATCCGGGCCTGCGAGGGATACGACCCCGAGAGCAAGGGCAAGGTGGAAGCCGGGGTCCGGTACGTAAAGGGTAATGGACTGGCCGGGGAGCATTTCGACTCCTGGGCCGACCTGGAAGCCTATATGGCCGAATGGCTCGACGCCACGGCCAACGCCAGAAAGCACGGCAGCACTGGCGAGTCACCGCGGCAGCGCTACGAGCGGGACGAACGGCGCCACATGCGGCCCTACCTCACCCCGAGCATCGACTTCACCCCCGCCTGCCGGGAGACCCGCAAGGCGGACAAGACCGGGCTCGTCTCCTGGAAGAGCAACCGTTACTCGGTGCCCATGCGTTACCAGCGCGCCACGGTGGGGGTGCGCGAGGAGCAGGACTTCCTGGTGTTCCTGGACCTGGAGACCGGCGAGGAGATCACGCGGCACGCCCTGTGTCACGGCCGGGGCCAGGTGATCAAGAAGAAGTCCCACTACCGGGACAAGGCCCGGCGGATCGCCGACTGCGAGGCGGAGATCCAGCGCCGCCTGGGCGACGACGGCATCCGCATGAGCGCCCTGCTCAAGAAGGGCGCGCCGGACATCTACAAGGACCAGCTGACCGGCCTGATCCGCCTGCTGGACCGCCACGGGATCCCGGCCCCCCTGCTGGCGCATCTCCTCGACCAGCCGCGCCTGACCACCTCCCGCATCGAGGACTACCTGGAGGCGTACCGGAAGCGCCCGGACCTGCTCGACGAACTGCGGACAGGCCAGGAGCCCCGGGAGCGGCCGGCAGCCGCGGCCGACAGCGCCACCAGGGCCATGCTGCGCCCATACGCCGCTATCTGCGAGACAGGGGAGGTGAGCGATGCCGTCCATTGA